Below is a genomic region from Burkholderia pyrrocinia.
GACGACGGCGTGCTGGCCGGCGCGCGCGCCGGCGCAACGCTGATCGACTGCAGCACGATCGACCCCGGCACCGTGCGCGCGGTAGCCGAAGCCGCCGCGCAGCGCGACTTCCCGCTCGCCGACGCGCCCGTGTCGGGCGGCACCGGCGGCGCGCAGGCCGGCACGCTGACCTTCATGGTCGGCGCGGACGCCGCGCTGTTCGAGTGCATCCGCCCCGTGCTGCTCGACATGGGCAGGAACGTCGTGCATTGCGGCGGCACGGGCACCGGTCAGATCGCGAAGATCTGCAACAACCTGCTGCTCGGGATCTCGATGATGGGCGTGTCGGAAGCGATGGCGCTCGGCGCCGCGCTCGGCATCGAGCCAGCCGTGCTGGCCGGCATCATCAACACGTCGACCGGCCGCTGCTGGAGCTCGGACACCTACAACCCGTATCCGGGCGTGAGCGACACGGCGCCGGCCGCGCGCGGTTATGCGGGCGGCTTCGCGGCGAACCTGATGCTGAAGGATCTCGGGCTCGCGACCGAAGCCGCACGAAGCGCGCATCAGCCGGTGTGGATGGGCGCACTCGCGCAACAGCTTTATCAGTCGATGAACCAGCAGGGGCTCGGCACGCTCGATTTCTCCGCGTGCGTGAAGCTGTACGAGGCGCAGCCGGCATAGCCTGCGCAGCCGACGCCGGACGTGCACCGACCCGCGATGCGCTTGCGCGTATCGCGGGTCGGATTGCATGCGGGGGAGGAAAACGCAGTTGCCGCTTCAGGCGCCGGCGGCGCGACGCCGCCGGTCGTTCAACCGCGCGGGTTCGACGCCGTCTCGAAGGTCGGGTGGCACTCGAATGCGAGTTCGGAGCGTGCGTCGACGCGGCGGCCGCCGGTCAGCGATTCCTGCTTCACGCTCGCGCGCATCCCGCGCTGCGTGCAGTAGTTGGTGGCTTCGTCGACGGCCTTCGCATGGGCGTCGGCCCACGTCGTCGCCACGCCGACCGTGCGCGTCGTCACGGTGAACACGTTCGGGTTCGACGTCGCGGTCACGTCGGAAGCGGTCGAACACGCGGCGAGCAAGCATGCGGCAGCCGCGACGGTCAACCATCGCAGGGTTCGAAAAGATACGGGAATGAACATGGGGGGCAAGCGCACGCCGTTCGACGTGTATTGAGCAACATAGGCGACAGTATGCCTGCCCGATCGCCGGAGATCATGCCCTTTTCAGTGAACACATTGTTTCGAATGGTTAAACGATCGCAAGCGCAGGCAAGATTTACAGGCCGGCGCCGCGCCCGTTTTCACCCCGTAGGTAGTTTTGCCCGACCGGTGCGCCGTTTCGGGCGCTCACGCAGGCGCATCGGTCAACGCGCGCCTTCCTCTTCCTGCCTGGTCCTTGCCGACGCTTCCGCCAGGATGCCGGCGAACACGGCTCGCGATACATGACGAATGAATATCGCTGCATGACACCTCGGTCGATGTCGATGGAGCCCGCCGACGGGCAATTCGCATGCCGCGCCCGGCCACCGCCGCCGACCGCGTTCCATTCATTTTTCAACTGACGCCCAGCCGAATATTTAATTTCCCATCGCCGCAGCCGCCACCCATACTCGCGAACAAATCCGAGACATAACGTCCACGGCGGCCGGGCCCGCGCTGCGTGCACACGCTGCCGGTTTCGCGGCCCGCACATGGAAGGAGACAACGGCGTGCAACTGGAAGCCACTCACCGCCCGGGCCTCGTGCTCGGCGCGGACGACGCATCGCATCGAACCGACCCGGCCACGCGCGACCCCGCGCTGAGCCCGCGGCTGCACAACCCCGACCTCGCGCCGACCAAGGCCGAGGGCCGGACCTGGGGCCGCTACAGCATCTTTGCGCTGTGGACCAACGACGTGCACAACATCGCGAACTACTCGTTCACGATCGGGCTGTTCGCGCTCGGCCTGTCGGGCTGGCAGATGCTCGCGTCGCTCGCGATCGGCGCGGTGCTCGTGTACTGCTTCATGAACCTCACCGGCTACATGGGCCAGAAGACCGGCGTGCCGTTCCCGGTGATCAGCCGGATGAGCTTCGGCATCTACGGCGCGCTGCTGCCCGCGATGATCCGCGCGGTGATCGCGATCGCATGGTTCGGCATCCAGACCTATCTCGCGTCCGTCGTGCTGCGCGTGCTGCTCACCGCGATCTGGCCGGGCCTCGCCGCATTCGACCAGAACGCGATCTTCGGGCTGTCGACGCTCGGCTGGATCACGTTCGTCGCGATCTGGCTCGTGCAGATCGGCATCCTCACGTACGGGATGGAAATGGTCCGCAAGTACGAGGGGCTCGCCGGCCCGGTGATCCTCGTCACGACGCTGTCGCTCGCCGCGTGGATGTTCAGCCGCACCGGCGGCCATCTCGCGATGTCGATCGGCAAGCCGATGACCGGCCTGAAGATGTGGACGGAGGTCTTCGCGGGCGGCTCGCTGTGGCTCGCGATCTACGGCACGCTGGTGCTCAACTTCTGCGATTTCGCCCGCTCGTCGCCGAGCGCGAAGACCGTGCGGGTCGGCAACTTCTGGGGCCTGCCGGTGAACATCCTCGTGTTCGCGACGATCAGCTTCGTGCTCGCCGGCGCGCAGTTCAAGCTGAATGGCCACATCATCCACAGCCCGACGGAAATCATCGCGACGGTGCCGAACAAGCTGTTCCTCGTGCTCGGCTGCCTCGCATTCCTGATCGTCACGGTCGCCGTGAACATCATGGCGAATTTCGTCGCGCCGGCCTTCGTGCTGACGAGCCTCGCGCCGCACCGCCTGTCGTTCCGTCGCGCGGGCCTGATCAGCGCGACGATCGCCGTGCTGATCCTGCCGTGGAACCTGTACAACAGCCCGATCGTGATCGTCTACTTCCTGTCCGGCCTCGGCGCGCTGCTCGGCCCGCTGTACGGGATCATCACGGTCGACTACTGGCTCGTGCGCAAGCAGCGCGTGAACGTCCCCGACCTCTATACCGAAGCGCCGACCGGCACCTATTTCTACACGCGCGGCGTGAACCGCAAGGCACTCGCGGCGCTCGTGCCGTCCGCGCTGATCTCGATCACGCTCGCCGTCGTGCCGGCCTTCGGCGCGATGACGCCGTTCTCCTGGCTGCTCGGCGCGGCCATCGCGGGCAGCGTGTACTGGCTGCTGGCCGATCGCAAACGGCAATACGACGAGCGCTCGGGCGAACCCATCGCGGTCGCCTGCTCGCAACACTGAACACACGCATACGGAGTCACCGATGAGGATCCTGGTAGTCAACGTCAACACGACCGAGTCGATCACCGACGCGATCGCCGCGCAGGCGCAGGCCGCCGCGTCGCCAGGCACGGAGATCGTCGGGCTGACGCCGCGCTTCGGCGCGGAGTCGGTCGAAGGCAACTTCGAGAGCTACCTCGCGGCGATCGCCGTGATGGATCGCGTGTTGAGCTACGACGAACCGTACGACGCGGTGATCCAGGCCGGCTACGGCGAACATGGCCGCGAAGGCCTGCAGGAACTGCTGACGGTGCCCGTCGTCGACATCACCGAAGCGGCCGCGAGCATCGCGATGCTGCTCGGCCATCGCTACTCGGTCGTCACGACGCTCGACCGCACGGTGCCGCTGATCGAGGATCGCCTGAAGCTCGCCGGGCTCGACGCGCGCTGCGCGTCGGTGCGCGCGAGCGGCCTCGCGGTGCTCGAGCTCGAAGAGAACCCGGCCCGCGCGATCGAGTCGATCGTCGGCCAGGCGCAGCGCGCGGTGAAGGACGATCACGCGGAAGTGATCTGCCTCGGCTGCGGCGGGATGGCCGGCCTCGACCGGCAGATCGAGGAATGCACGGGCGTGCCGGTGGTCGACGGCGTGTCGGCCGCGGTCGCGCTCGCCGAGTCGCTGGTGCGCCTGAAGCTGAAGACGTCGAAGGTCCGCACGTACGCGCCGCCGCGCCCGAAGCGGATCGTCGGCTGGCCGGGAACCTTCGCAAAATGACGGGCCGCCGGCCGGCTGCCGCGTCGCGCTCGGGCATTGCGTCGCCGGGAGGCGTATCGGCATGCGGGACCCGCTAGACCCGACCTCCCTGCCCCGCAACGCGTCCGAAACCACGGACGTGCTCGACGTGCTCGATGCGCGGCTGATGCGCATCCTGCTCGTGCTGCTGACCGAGCGCACCGTGTCGCGTGCGGCCGTGCGGCTGAACATGTCGCAGCCGGCGACGAGCGCCGCGCTCAAGCGGCTGCGCACGCTGCTCGGCGATCCGCTGCTCGTGCGCAGCCGCTACGGGATGGTGCCGACCGAGTTCGGCGCGCGGCTGATCGAACCGCTGCGCAACGCGCTGCGCGTGATCGACTTCATCCGCATCCAGCAGCCGACGTTCGACGCGCGCACGTCGGTGCGCACCTACCGGATCGGTTGCCCCGACTACCTGAACGTGCTGTTCGTGCCGAAGCTCGTCGCGCTGTTCCGCGAACGTGCGCCGAACGCGCAGCTCGTGTTCCATCCGCTCGGCGACGGTTTCGACGACGAGCGCGCCCTTGCCGACGGCGAACTCGACGTCGTGATCGACAATCGCCCTGCCCGTTCGTCGCGGTTCCGGCAGGACGACCTGTTCGACGATCGCGTCGTATGCCTGATGCGCGCGACGCATCCGCTCGCGCGGCGCGGCGCGATGACGGCCGCCGATTTCGCGGCAGCGCCGCAGTTGTGTCCGACGCCGTCGTGGCTCGAAGCGTCCGGCGCGATCGACCGGCAGCTCGACCGTGTGGGGCTGCAGCGGCGGATCGTCGTCACGCTGCCGCACTTCGAACTCGCCGCGCATGCGCTCGTGCGCTCCGACATGATCCTGACCACCACGTACCGCCTTGCGCGGCACTACGCGAAACTGCTGCCGCTCGCCGCCGTCGCGCTGCCGGTCGAACCGCCCGATATCGTGTACCGGATGACGTGGAACGAAGCGGGTTCGTGCGTCGACGGTGTGCGCTGGCTGCGCGGGCTGATCGCCGAAGCGACGCGCGCCTGGCTCGACGCCGAGACCGCGCTGCCGGCGGTTGCGGCGGTTGCGGCCGCAACCGTATCGGCAACGCCCGCGTCCGAACCGCTGCGTCCGCCGCGAGCACGCAAGGCAACGCACTGTCGCACCTCGCGCCGGCCGCTCGTCGCGCGTGCCGCGCGTCGCCTGCGCCCCACGACGAAGTCGCACTGAACAATGCGCAGCGCGTGCGAAGCATGTCCAAACCGCCCCGCTATGCATCGCGCATCGGTTGCGCAAGCAACTTGTACGCAACGACGGACACAACGAGCGCGAGCACGCCGCTCACCATCAGCGCAGCAGCGAACCCGCTCGCGAACGCGACGGGTGCCGCCTGGGCGAGCGCGCGGGCGGCCGACGGCGGCACGCGGTCGAGCGCCTGCGCCAGATCGCCGGCCAGCAGGCTCGACATGAACGGCGCGTCGGCGAACGCGCGCAGGCCTGGCGCGGCGGACAGCAGGCGGTCGAGCCGCGCATGCGTGCTCGCCGCCAGCACCGCGCCGAGCACGCCAACGGCCGTCACGATCGCCGAGAAGCGCGTCGTCGTGCTGATGCCCGACGCCATGCCCGTGCGATCCGGCGGCACGCACGCCATGATCGCCTTCTGCGTGTCGCCGTTCATGATGCCGGCGCCGCAACCCGTCACGAACATGCCGATCGCGACCAGCCGGTAGTCGCCGCTGGCCGTCAGCGCCGCGGTCGCGAGGTTGCCCGCGCCGATCAGCGCGAGCCCGCCCGCCAGCACGCCGCCGGACGACACGCGCGCGGCGAGCGCCGCGCCGAGCGACGGCCCGGCGATCATCGCGAACGCGAACGGCAGCATCCCGAGCCCCGCGTCGATCGCCGACATCCCGAATGCGTTCTGCAGGTACAGCGGCAGGAACGTCATCATCACCTGCGCGCACGCCGCATAACCGAACATCGCGAGCACGGCACCGACGAAACGCGGCTGGCGGAACAGCGCGAGATCGATCATCGGCCGCGCCTGCCAGCGCTCGGCGCCGATGAACGCGGCGAACAGCGCGACGGCGAGCGCGAGCCGGCCGAGCGTCGCGGCCGACAGCCAGCCATGCGACGGCGCGCCGATCAGCGCCGCGATCGCGCATGCGAGCGCCGCGCCGAACAGCAGGCTGCCGGCGGCGTCCACGCGTTTCGCGTGCGGATCGCGCGATTCGTCGATCGCGACGCGCGCGCCGACCGCGAGCAATGCGCAGACGGGCAGGTTCAGCAGGAACACCCAGCGCCAGCCGATCCATTGCGTGATCGCGCCGCCGACGAGCGGCGCGATCGCCGTCGCGATCCCCATGCACATCCCCCAGATCGCCCACGCACGCGCCCGTTCGCGCCCTTCCGGAAAGCGGTTCGCGATCACGGCGAGCGCGGCCGTCAGCAGCAGCGCGGCGCCGCCGCCCTTCACCGCGCGCGCGGCGATCAGCCAGCCGGCCGACGGCGCGATGCCGCAGCCGAGCGACGCGAGAAAAAAGAGCGCGAGCCCGGCGCCGAGCATCCGCTTGCGGCCGAAGCGGTCGGCGAGCCCGCCGGCCGGCAGCAGGCACGCGGCGAACGCGGTCATGTACGCGCTGACGACCCATTCGATATCGGCGAAGCTCGCATGAAAACTGCGCGCGATGCTCGGCAGCGACACGGCGACGACGTTCGTGTCGAGCACGATCAGCGAACAGGTCGCCGACGCGACGGCGAGCGTCGCGGCGGCCGGCATGCGGGCGCCCGCATGCGGGGCGGCGGCCGCGCCCGCGCGCGACGCCGGTGAGGACCGGGACATCTGCAACTCCTGAGCAGGATGAACGAGCCGTATGCTAGGCTTGCCCGGTATTGCCTGTCATTGACACTCCGATGCTGTTTTATTGACGAAAATTGCAATCATGGACCGGCTCGAATTCCGTCATGTGCGCGCGTTCCTGAGCGTCGCGCAGCACTTGCATTTCGCCCGCGCGGCCGACGCGCTCGACATGGCGCCGCCCGCGCTCACGCGGCAGATCCAGGAAGCCGAACGCGTGCTCGGCGTGCGGCTCTTTCACCGGTCGCGCCGCGCGGTCACGCTGAGCGCGGCCGGCGCGGCCTATCTTGCCGAAGCGAGTGCGGCGTTCGAGCACCTGCAGCGCGGCCGCGAACTCGCCGCGCTGGCCGAGCGCGGCGAACTGGGCCGGATCGAGATCGGCTACGTTTCGTCCGCCGTCTATTCGGGCACGCTGCAGCGCACGGTCGGTGCATTCCGCGGCGCGCACCCGCGCATCGAGCTGAACCTGCGCGAAGTGCCGATGGACGACGTCGCGAAGCAGCTCGACGCGGGCCGGCTCGACCTCGCATACGTGCGCCCGCCGCTGCCGCTGCCCGGCGGCCTGCGGATCGTCACGCTGCAGCGCGACGTGTTCGTCGCGGCCGTGCCGGCCGATTCGCGCTATGCGTCGATGGCGGCCGTGCGCGCGGCCGACCTCGCCGACGCGCGCTTCGCGGTGCCCGAACAGGAGCTCGGCACGCTTGAAGTCGCGCGCCGCGGCCGCTTCGCGCCGGTGATCGCCGCGCGGCCGGGCGGCTTGCTCGCGGTGCTCGCATGCGTGTCCGTGAACGGCTGGGTCGCCGTGATTCCCGATGCGCTGGCCGGTTGCGTGTCGTTGCCGGGCGTCGTGTACCGGCCGATCGCCGGCAAGCCGATCATGTCGGAACTCGCGCTCGCGCACCGGCGGTTCGAAAAGGCACCGGCGGTGCGGGCGTTCCTGCGCGCGGTTTCGCCGGCCGCATAAGCCGCCCGCGCGCGTAGGGCGTCAGGCGTCGGGATCGGCCGCCCCGGTCGTCGCCGCGCGAATATGCATTTCACGATTCGATGTTTGTCGGCCGGAAACCGATTCCGTAACCTGCCCGGCAGCCGCGCCGCTCGCGCGCGGATCACCGAGGACACGCCGCCAATGAACCCCTCTTCCGCCACCGCACGCCGCCGCGTGCTGCAGCGTCTTGCCGCGCTCGCCGCCGCGCCGCTCGCCGGCGGCATCGCACTGCCCGCCGATGCGGCCGGCGTCGACCTGTCGGGCGTCACGCTCGTGCTCGGCGACCAGGCCGGCGGCCTGCGCGCGCTGGCCGAAGCCGCGCACGTGCTCGACGGCACGCCATACCGATTCCGCTGGGCCAACTTCCAGGGCGCCGCGCCGCTGTTCGAGGCACAGCGCGCGGGCGCGATCGATCTCGCGCCGGCCGGCGACCTGCCCGTGCTGACGGCCGCGCTCGGCGATCCGTCGTTGCGGATCGTCGCGACGCGCGTCGGCTCGCCGACGTCGCTCGGCATCGTTGTGCAGCCCGACTCGCCGGTCCGCGTCGTTGCCGACCTGAAAGGGCAAACCGTCGTCGTGTCGTCTGCGCGCGGCAGCATTTCCCAATACCAGCTGTACGGCGCGCTGCGCGGGCACGGCCTGGCGCCGCGCGACGTCGACGTGCGCTTCGTGCTGCCCGTCGATGCGTTTGCCGCGTTCGAGGCCAGGCGGATCGCCATCTGGGCGACGTTCGACCCGTACTACGGGCATGCCGTGCGACGCGGCGCGCGCATCGTGCGCGACGGCAGCGGCATCAATTCGGGGCTCGCGTTCCTCACGTCGCCGGTCGACACGCTCGACGACCGCGCGAAACGCGCGGCGCTCGCGGACGTGCTCGCACGGCTGACCCGTGCGGGCCAATGGGCGCTCGCGCACCCGGCCGACTACGCGAACGTCTATGCGTCGCTGACGCGCCTGCCGCCCGACGCCGCTGCGGACATCGCGCGCCGGGCTGCGCTCGCGCAGCGCAGCCTCAGCAGCGCCGACATCGACGTGCTGCAGCGCGTCGCCGATCGCGCGGCGGCGGATGCGATCCTGCCGCGGCGCGTCGATGTCGCGTCGATCGCGATCCGGAATCTGTCCGCTGCGTAGCGCGCGCTCGAAGGCAGAGCGCCCCGACACGACGCGCGACGCTCAGCGCGGCTTCGACATGTCGAGATCCGGCACGTCGTCGCCGAAGGTCGATGCGACGAGCGTACGCATCGCGGCGATCAGCAGCGTCGGCCCCGACTGATTGAACGTGCAGCGCTCGCCGGCAAACGGCACCGCGCGGTGCAGCACGGCCCGCCACGCGCCGCGCCCGCCGTCGCGCTCGAACGCGGCGAACGGCAGCCGCTCGACGATCGGGCCGCCGTCCGTCCAGGAAGACGACGGCGCGAACGACACGCTCGCGCCGCCCGCCTCGCGGATCGCCCGGCATGCGCCGTCGGCGACGTACGGCGCGCCGAGACCGTCGGCCATCGCCACCCAGTAGTCCAGCGCTGCGCCGGTCAGGTCCTGAACTTGCATCGCGCCCTCCGTCGACATCGAAAACCTCGCCCTGGCGCCCGCGCGCCCGCCGTCGACGAACCGCGTCCCGACGCTGAAACAGGCCGCCGCGCAACCCGCTCATCGGTATTACGAATCGTCGATTTCTGCATACAATGATCGTAACGCCTGTCGTCCGGCCTGCGGTGGGCGACAACCGGATCAATACGGTGCAGCGCAGGCCGGATCTCTCGGGGGACGCATGCCCACGCACGCCAGAAAGCCGCTGGTCTCGCTCGTCGTGCCGTTTCACGACGAAGCCGAAACGATCGACGCATTCTTTGCCGAAACGCTGCCCGTCCTCGAGTCGGTCGACACGGTCCGCTTCGAGATCGTCTGCATCAACGACGGCAGCCGCGATCGCACGCTCGACCGGCTGCTCGCGGTCACGGCCGGCGACCCGCGCGTGCGCGTCGTCGATCTCACGCGCCGCTTCGGCAAGGAGGCCGCGCTCACCGCCGGCCTCGACGAAGCGGCCGGCGCCGCGGTAATCCTGATCGACGCCGACCTGCAGGACCCGCCCGCGTTGATCCCTGCCATGGTCGAGCGCTGGCTCGCGGGCGCCGAGGTCGTTGCCGCGAAGCGCACCGACCGCATGTGCGATCCGTTGATGCAGCGCGTGGCCGCCGCGCTCTACTACCGCGTGCACAACCGCCTCTCCGAAGTCGAGATGCCGGAGAACGTCGGCGATTTCCGGCTGATGGACCGTCAGGTCGTCGACACGCTGCGCGCGCTGCCCGAGCGGCGACGCTTCATGAAAGGCCTGTTCGCGTGGGTCGGCTTTCGCATCGAGATCATCGAGTACACGCGCGCGCCGCGCAGCGGCGGCCGGTCGAAGTTCTCCGGATGGAAGCGCTGGAACTTCGCGCTCGAAGGCATCACGAGCTTCAGCACGGTGCCGCTGCGCGTGTGGACCTACGTCGGCCTCACGTTCGCGATGCTCGCGCTCGTATACGGCGCGTTCATCGTCGTGCGCACGCTGCTGCTCGGCAACCCCGTGCATGGCTACGCGTCGCTGATTTCCGTCGTGCTGTTCATCGGCGGCATCCAGCTGATCGGCATCGGCGTGATCGGCGAATACCTCGGCCGCGTCTATCACGAGTCGAAGCAGCGCCCGGTCTATCTGGTGCGGAGGCGCTACCGCGCCGAGCGGGACGCCGCCGCGCTTCCGGCGTCGAAGCTGCTGCAGTTCCCGCTCAAGCGCGCGCACGCGGCCCGCCGCCGGCCGGCGACACCCTCGGCCGCCGGACACGGCGCCAGGAAAATCTCCGTCAAGTAACCGGCACGCGGCACATGGATATTCCCCGGCAATCGATGCGCTCGGCGGAGCGCCCCGTCCGCGCGTGGCTGACGCCCCGGCGCGTCGTCACGTACAGCGCGTTCGTGCTCGTATTCCACGCGCTGTTCCTGGCGATCTGGGCGTACGTCATCCGTCACACGCCTGGCACTACCATCGCGAGCCCGGGTGCGGACTACTCGGTGTTCTGGTCGGCGTCGTACGTGATGCTGCACGGCGCGCCATGGCAGGCGTACGATTTGCCGACCTTCTCGCGGCTGGCGGCCGCGTTGTTCCCGTATTTCCGCACCGAAGGCCTCGTCGCCTGGCTGTACCCGCCCACCTACCTGCTGCTCGTGACGCCATTCGCGCTGCTGCCCTTTGCGATCGGTTATCCGCTGTTCGTCGCGTTCGGCATCGTCGTGTTCGGGTTCGCCGCGTGGCGCGTCTCGGGCCTTGGCGCGACGCCCGGCGTGCGGCGCATCGGCGCGTTCGCGCTGGTCGCCGCCCCGTGCGTGTTCGTCACCGCGATGCTCGGGCAGAACGCGTTCCTGACTGCTTCGTGCGCGGCGCTGGCCGTCTACTGGGCCGACCGGCGGCCGATCTGGGCCGGCCTCTGCATCGGCCTGCTGTCGGTCAAGCCGCAGATGGCGCTGCTGTTCCCGTTCGTGCTGGTCGCCGCGCGCGCGTGGCGCACGATCGCGTGGGCCGCGCTCGCCACCGCCGCGTTCGGCGCGTTGAGCGTGCTGGTGTGCGGCGTCGAGTCGCTGCGCCTGTTCGTCGCCAGCGCGGGGCTCGCGCGGGCGCTCATTCTCGAGCATGGCGTGATGTTCTGGTTCGCGTCGCCGACGCCGTTCGCGGCGTTCCGCCTCGCCGGCCTGCCGCTCGGCACCGCGTATGCCGCGCACGCCTGCGTCGCGGCGATCGCGATCGCCGCCGCGTGCATCGTGTGGGCGCGCTCGCGCGACACGCGCGTGCGCGCGGCGGTGCTGGCGGTCGCGACGCTCGCGGCAAACCCGTACGTGTGGCACTACGAGCTCGCGTGGCTCGGCGTCGCGATCGCGTGCATGCTGGCGATCGGCTGGCGCGACGGCTGGCTGCGCGGCGAGCAGGCCACGATCGCGCTGATGTGGGCGCTGCCGCTCTACGAATACCTGAACCCGTGGCTGCTGCTGCCGCAGATCGGCCCGGCCGTGACGCTCGCCGCCCTCCTCGTGCTGCTGCGCCGCGCGCGGTCCGGCACTCACAACGCGAGCCGCGGCGGCACGTACACGCCGTAGTACGGCCCGACGCCGGTCGCGACGCCGGTCATCTTCACGCCGGCGACGAAGTGGCCCTGGATGTACTTGTACGAGCCGCCGAGCGACACGTCGATGTGGAACGCCGCGAACGCGACGATCGGCACGTAGGTGCTGCTCGACGTCTGCGTGACGACCGGCAGCACCACCGTCGTGCCGACCGGCACCGACGAATAGAGCGCGGTCTTCGCGCCGGTCGCGAGGTAGATGCTGTCGCCGATGCTCAGCGTCGTCGGGTTGCCGGTCGCCATCAGCCCCGAAATCGTCGACGTGTCGGTCGCCGTCGACTGGAACGACGTCCACTGCCCGCCCATGCACAGCGAGCCATAAGTCTGGCCGTTCGTGATCGAGAACTCGTACGGCAAGCCCGTCAGCGGATTGATCAGCGGCTGGTTGGTCACCGCGTTCCAGTACTGGTTGTACACGCACTGGTCGATCGCGACCGGGAACAGCCCGCCGGCCGCCACCCCGCCCGGCGCGGCCAGCACCGCCACCGCGGCCGCGCTGCCGGACGCGCCGGGAATCCCCAGCAGCCCGCCGAGCAGCAGCGGAATCGAGCCGCCGTTCACGCCCGGCGCACGCGACACGGTGACCTGGACGGCCGGCACGTCGTACGCGCCGGGCGTGATGGTCGTCGCCTGCATGGAGGCGGGGCTGCGCGTCACGTTCCAGTAGCCGGTGGTCACCGTGCCGGTCGACAGCGCGGCGCCGGCCGCCGAGTTCCGCGCGATCACGCCGTTCGCCGCCGACGCGGCCTGCGACCAGTTCAGCGCGCCGCCGCTCGGCGACATCATCGCGTCGGCCCCCGCGAGCGCGGCCGCGTCGGCGGCGTTCTGCAACTGATTACGCACGGTGGCCACCCACGCGATGTCGATCGCCAGCGCGCCGAACGACAGCAGCGGAATCAGGAACAGCAGGAAGAACAACGCGACCGAGCCGCGCTGCCGCTCGGGGCCGAGAGCTCGCGTGTCGCCCGCGTCATTCATAGAGCATCACCGACGTGGCCGAGACCGTCACCGGGCCGGTCAGCGCGCTGAACGCGGAACC
It encodes:
- a CDS encoding phage protein NinX family protein; translated protein: MQVQDLTGAALDYWVAMADGLGAPYVADGACRAIREAGGASVSFAPSSSWTDGGPIVERLPFAAFERDGGRGAWRAVLHRAVPFAGERCTFNQSGPTLLIAAMRTLVASTFGDDVPDLDMSKPR
- a CDS encoding glycosyltransferase family 2 protein; this translates as MPTHARKPLVSLVVPFHDEAETIDAFFAETLPVLESVDTVRFEIVCINDGSRDRTLDRLLAVTAGDPRVRVVDLTRRFGKEAALTAGLDEAAGAAVILIDADLQDPPALIPAMVERWLAGAEVVAAKRTDRMCDPLMQRVAAALYYRVHNRLSEVEMPENVGDFRLMDRQVVDTLRALPERRRFMKGLFAWVGFRIEIIEYTRAPRSGGRSKFSGWKRWNFALEGITSFSTVPLRVWTYVGLTFAMLALVYGAFIVVRTLLLGNPVHGYASLISVVLFIGGIQLIGIGVIGEYLGRVYHESKQRPVYLVRRRYRAERDAAALPASKLLQFPLKRAHAARRRPATPSAAGHGARKISVK
- a CDS encoding glycosyltransferase family 87 protein — its product is MDIPRQSMRSAERPVRAWLTPRRVVTYSAFVLVFHALFLAIWAYVIRHTPGTTIASPGADYSVFWSASYVMLHGAPWQAYDLPTFSRLAAALFPYFRTEGLVAWLYPPTYLLLVTPFALLPFAIGYPLFVAFGIVVFGFAAWRVSGLGATPGVRRIGAFALVAAPCVFVTAMLGQNAFLTASCAALAVYWADRRPIWAGLCIGLLSVKPQMALLFPFVLVAARAWRTIAWAALATAAFGALSVLVCGVESLRLFVASAGLARALILEHGVMFWFASPTPFAAFRLAGLPLGTAYAAHACVAAIAIAAACIVWARSRDTRVRAAVLAVATLAANPYVWHYELAWLGVAIACMLAIGWRDGWLRGEQATIALMWALPLYEYLNPWLLLPQIGPAVTLAALLVLLRRARSGTHNASRGGTYTP
- a CDS encoding TadG family pilus assembly protein — translated: MNDAGDTRALGPERQRGSVALFFLLFLIPLLSFGALAIDIAWVATVRNQLQNAADAAALAGADAMMSPSGGALNWSQAASAANGVIARNSAAGAALSTGTVTTGYWNVTRSPASMQATTITPGAYDVPAVQVTVSRAPGVNGGSIPLLLGGLLGIPGASGSAAAVAVLAAPGGVAAGGLFPVAIDQCVYNQYWNAVTNQPLINPLTGLPYEFSITNGQTYGSLCMGGQWTSFQSTATDTSTISGLMATGNPTTLSIGDSIYLATGAKTALYSSVPVGTTVVLPVVTQTSSSTYVPIVAFAAFHIDVSLGGSYKYIQGHFVAGVKMTGVATGVGPYYGVYVPPRLAL